A portion of the Calliphora vicina chromosome 5, idCalVici1.1, whole genome shotgun sequence genome contains these proteins:
- the LOC135961082 gene encoding uncharacterized protein LOC135961082 isoform X1: MDTEEITLKAGDVCLDCQQQGLVKRLRYFKLNLNGDTLLKCESNECMYPYNDEMSSSDDEEEDIQNLTETNSLKFIDDFIQQYSNETEVQNSNYDLPTNANVSEQVTTTFDISFLDSLNESENLCKNEILDNKSNVEIIETQYLTLPSLNPLECEITPVVVEEQGNNLCKIEIPKESVDFTDNKTNVKIIENQYFTLPNLKSVECEIIPAVAKEQHDIQILTFIDETVNDCKPKIDIQSIETIKMESPLYNIFPSSSKSIATSREISSTTTSKLLAANLSNIPTKTSTIPLKNTTPLQITVTKNESPPKSIGSDIPKANIMKGSDFLKKLAIVEEKTAKENPKLKGSRSKKKIAKKIVMKNEEKPSLSFSGDSDYSLDMISKMLMANKMKTESKK, translated from the coding sequence ATGGATACAGAGGAAATTACATTAAAAGCCGGTGATGTATGTCTTGATTGTCAGCAACAGGGTTTGGTGAAACGTTTACGTTACtttaaactcaatttaaatggtGATACTCTATTGAAATGTGAGAGCAATGAGTGTATGTATCCCTACAATGATGAAATGTCTTCATCGGATGATGAGGAAGAAGATATTCAGAATCTTACAGAAACCAATAGTCTTAAATTTATTGATGATTTCATACAGCAATACAGTAATGAAACTGAAGTACAAAATTCGAATTATGATTTACCAACAAATGCAAATGTTAGTGAACAAGTCACTACAACATTCGATATAAGCTTTTTAGATAGTTTGAATGAAAGTGAAAATCTGTgcaaaaatgaaattttggaTAACAAATCGAATGTAGAAATAATAGAGACACAGTATTTAACACTACCAAGTCTAAACCCTTTGGAATGTGAAATAACACCAGTAGTTGTGGAGGAGCAGGGCAATAACCTCTGCAAGATTGAAATTCCAAAGGAAAGTGTAGATTTTACGGATAATAAAACTAATgttaaaattatagaaaatcaatattttacactaccaaatttaaaatctgTAGAATGTGAAATAATACCTGCAGTGGCTAAGGAGCAACAtgatattcaaattttaacttttattgaTGAAACCGTAAATGATTGCAAGCCAAAAATTGATATACAATCAATAGAAACTATTAAAATGGAATCGcctttatacaatatttttcctAGCTCATCGAAATCTATAGCTACTTCTAGAGAAATTTCGTCCACAACAACTTCAAAACTTTTGGCTGCAAATTTATCCAACATTCCCACTAAAACTTCTACAATTCCCCTAAAAAATACAACACCTTTACAAATAACTGTGACAAAAAATGAATCACCACCTAAATCTATAGGCTCTGATATACCAAAGGCTAATATTATGAAAGGAagtgattttttaaagaaattagccATTGTTGAGGAGAAAACTGCAAAAGAAAATCCAAAATTAAAAGGTAGTCGTAGTAAgaagaaaattgcaaaaaaaattgtaatgaaaaatGAAGAGAAACCTTCGCTATCCTTTAGCGGCGATTCTGACTACAGTCTCGATATGATTTCGAAAATGTTAATGgcgaataaaatgaaaacagaaagtaaaaaatag
- the RpS24 gene encoding small ribosomal subunit protein eS24 — MSTATIRTRKFMTNRLLCRKQMVCDVIHPGLASVSKTEIREKLAAMYKVTPDVCFVFGFRTAFGGGRSTGFALVYDTLDFAKKFEPKYRLVRHGLMEIKKQTRKQRKERRNRMKKVRGTAKAKIGQAAKK, encoded by the coding sequence ATGTCCACTGCTACTATTCGCACACGCAAATTCATGACCAACCGTTTGCTTTGCAGAAAGCAAATGGTATGCGATGTCATCCACCCCGGTTTGGCTTCCGTAAGCAAAACCGAAATCCGCGAGAAGCTCGCCGCTATGTACAAAGTTACACCTGATGTGTGCTTCGTCTTCGGTTTCCGCACCGCTTTCGGTGGTGGCCGTTCCACTGGCTTTGCCTTGGTGTACGACACCTTGGACTTCGCCAAGAAGTTCGAACCCAAATATCGTTTGGTCCGTCATGGTTTGATGGAAATCAAGAAACAGACCCGCAAGCAACGTAAGGAACGTCGCAACAGGATGAAGAAGGTCCGTGGTACCGCCAAAGCAAAGATCGGTCAAGCCGCCAAGAAGTAA
- the Dbp45A gene encoding probable ATP-dependent RNA helicase Dbp45A has product MLRKDTNPFIQLGLRPWLAKQLTKLGLKQTTPIQENCIPSILDGKDCIGAAKTGSGKTFAFALPILEKLSEEPTSHFALVLTPTHELAYQISEQFLVAGQPMGVRVCVVSGGTDQIIEAQKLMQRPHIVVAMPGRLADHLTGCDTFSFDNLKFLVVDEADRMLNGDFDESLKIIESCLPKERQNLFFSATMKDFIKESSIFPIAKDCLEWSEEFQTATVETLDQRYLLCADYDRDMVLIEALRKYREDDENSNVMIFTNTKKYCQLLSMTLNSIGIDNVCLHGFMRQKERVAALNRFKSKHVRTLIATDVAARGLDIPSVQLVINHRLPRTPKEYIHRVGRTARAGRKGVAISIFRFPRDLELLGEIEQAINTKLTEHPIDQKMVERIFMQVNVSRRESEIQMDNNDFDERAQNYRRKQWILDGKDPDEMENIYRKKQKDKIKEIKRQRKERQQQFESKEPSTIIQDERFKSVDTERFEKKKKSKKSDATTSAAKNEQTNATQKKKKIDKRFQQTALPNKKAKKLLIGSKKSGPKKT; this is encoded by the exons atgttaagaaaGGACACAAATCCTTTTATACAACTAGGTTTAAGACCTTGGTTAGCCAAACAATTAACAAAGTTGG GTCTGAAACAAACTACTCCTATTCAAGAAAACTGCATACCATCCATTTTAGACGGTAAAGATTGCATAGGAGCCGCCAAAACTGGTTCGGGTAAAACATTTGCCTTCGCTTTGCCCATACTGGAGAAACTAAGTGAGGAACCCACTAGTCATTTTGCTCTAGTATTAACGCCCACACATGAATTGGCTTATCAG ATATCGGAACAATTTTTGGTGGCTGGTCAACCAATGGGTGTACGAGTTTGTGTAGTATCTGGCGGTACTGACCAAATAATAGAAGCCCAAAAGTTAATGCAAAGGCCTCATATTGTGGTAGCCATGCCGGGTCGTTTGGCCGATCATTTAACGGGATGTGATACGTTTTCATTTGATAATCTGAAATTTTTGGTTGTTGATGAAGCTGATCGTATGTTAAATGGTGACTTTGatgaaagtttaaaaattatagagaGTTGCCTGCCgaaagaaagacaaaatttattCTTTTCGGCCACAATGAAGGATTTCATTAAAGAATCCAGTATATTTCCTATAGCTAAAGAT TGCTTAGAATGGtccgaagaatttcaaacaGCCACTGTGGAAACTTTAGATCAACGCTATTTGCTTTGTGCCGACTACGATCGAGATATGGTGTTAATCGAGGCTCTGCGCAAGTATCGTGAAGATGATGAGAATTCGAATGTAATGATTTTtacaaataccaaaaaatactGCCAATTACTGTCAATGACTTTAAACAGCATTGGCATTGATAATGTCTGTCTGCATGGTTTCATGCGACAAAAGGAAAGAGTGGCCGCTTTAAATCGTTTCAAGTCGAAACATGTGCGCACCTTAATTGCAACCGATGTGGCTGCTAGAGGGCTTGATATACCaagtgttcaactggtcattaATCATCGATTGCCTCGTACACCCAAAGAGTATATTCACCGTGTGGGAAGAACAGCTCGCGCCGGTCGAAAAGGTGTGGCCATATCCATTTTTCGTTTTCCACGAGATCTAGAATTATTGGGTGAAATTGAGCAGGCCATTAATACGAAATTAACTGAACATCCTATAGATC aaaaaatggtGGAACGTATTTTCATGCAAGTTAATGTTTCGAGACGTGAATCGGAGATACAAATGGATAATAATGATTTCGACGAAAGAGCTCAGAACTATAGAAGAAAACAATGGATATTGGACGGCAAGGATCCAGATGAAATGGAAAATAT ATATCGCAAGAAACAgaaagataaaataaaagagATTAAACGTCAACGCAAAGAACGCCAACAGCAATTTGAGAGCAAAGAACCTTCTACAATTATACAAGATGAACGTTTCAAGTCGGTGGACACCGAGcgatttgaaaagaaaaagaaatcaaAGAAAAGTGATGCAACAACGTCCGCTGCTAAAAATGAACAAACCAATGCCACccaaaagaagaagaaaattgATAAACGTTttcagcaaacagcgttgcctaataaaaaagctaaaaaactgTTAATAGGCAGCAAAAAAAGCGGCCCAAAGAAAACATAA
- the Nadk2 gene encoding NAD kinase 2, mitochondrial isoform X1, translated as MLKSKPLLKNFAKEFICLRKASSRPVPVDPSNFKLQRALLISKLSRYEFEQLRHPHLSKEQLEKKIRNRGTDFETLMYLHNLHKDFERKIVRSFQDVGCEVKLANRVEFRSSLSKDVMRWADVIVPIGGDGTFLLAAGRASPLFAQSQQKTPIVGFNSDTQRSEGRLMLPKQYSENPADAVAKIKSGDFQWMHRSRIRTTLLGNNGKIPESTDLYRHTVTKMEQEKTEPEYLSKEMSRKYKAKMQRVLPYLALNEVFIGETLSARVSHLQLIIDHQDVVNKTKCSGLCVSTGTGSTSWHTSINRISKHHVEGLFNILPDTAKQALQGLSAEQLSQTYNQNLLFAPDDSRICYSIREQICVGVWPSPKEFESKSFVKNLYVKSRCIDANLVIDGSISYPFNDGAKALLEIHPQDALLAISLD; from the exons atgttaaaatcaaaaccgctattaaaaaattttgccaaaG AATTTATTTGTCTACGAAAAGCCAGTTCTAGACCAGTGCCCGTTGATCCgtcaaatttcaaattacaaaGAGCATTATTAATATCGAAATTATCACGCTATGAATTCGAACAATTGCGACATCCTCATCTCAGCAAGGAACAGTTGGAGAAGAAAATACGCAATCGAGGTACCGATTTTGAAACATTGATGTATTTGCATAATCTGCACAAAGATTTCGAACGAAAAATTGTGCGTAGTTTTCAAGATGTTGGCTGTGAAGTTAAGTTAGCCAATCG AGTCGAATTTAGAAGCTCCCTAAGCAAGGATGTTATGCGTTGGGCTGATGTTATTGTACCCATAGGTGGTGATGGCACATTCCTCTTAGCGGCTGGTCGAGCCAGTCCCCTATTTGCCCAATCTCAACAGAAAACCCCCATAGTTGGTTTTAATTCCGATACCCAGAGGTCAGAGGGCCGTCTAATGTTGCCAAAACAGTATTCGGAAAATCCTGCCGATGCTGTggccaaaataaaaagt GGCGATTTTCAATGGATGCATCGTTCTCGCATACGTACCACACTGCTGGGCAATAATGGTAAAATACCCGAGTCTACCGATTTATATCGTCACACTGTAACGAAAATGGAACAAGAAAAGACTGAACCAGAATATTTGAGCAAAGAAATGTCTCGAAAATATAAGGCAAAAATGCAACGAGTGTTACCATACTTAGCCTTAAATGAAGTATTCATTGGTGAGACCTTATCGGCGCGTGTCTCACATTTGCAATTAATTATCGATCACCAAGATGTGGTTAATAAGACAAAATGTTCAGGTTTGTGTGTAAGCACTGGCACCGGTTCTACATCATGGCATACGAG tataaatcGTATAAGTAAACATCATGTGGAGGGACTATTCAACATTTTGCCTGACACAGCGAAGCAAGCTTTACAGGGACTTAGTGCAGAGCAACTGTCACAGACCTACaaccaaaatttactttttgcacCAG ATGATTCAAGAATTTGCTATTCTATAAGAGAACAAATTTGCGTTGGTGTTTGGCCCTCACCCAAAGAATTTGAATcgaaaagttttgttaaaaatttatatgttaAATCTCGATGCATCGATGCTA attTGGTTATAGACGGCAGCATTTCCTATCCCTTCAATGATGGTGCTAAAGCTTTGCTAGAAATCCATCCACAAGATGCTCTTCTAGCTATAAGTTTGGACtga
- the Nadk2 gene encoding NAD kinase 2, mitochondrial isoform X2, translated as MLKSKPLLKNFAKEFICLRKASSRPVPVDPSNFKLQRALLISKLSRYEFEQLRHPHLSKEQLEKKIRNRGTDFETLMYLHNLHKDFERKIVRSFQDVGCEVKLANRSSLSKDVMRWADVIVPIGGDGTFLLAAGRASPLFAQSQQKTPIVGFNSDTQRSEGRLMLPKQYSENPADAVAKIKSGDFQWMHRSRIRTTLLGNNGKIPESTDLYRHTVTKMEQEKTEPEYLSKEMSRKYKAKMQRVLPYLALNEVFIGETLSARVSHLQLIIDHQDVVNKTKCSGLCVSTGTGSTSWHTSINRISKHHVEGLFNILPDTAKQALQGLSAEQLSQTYNQNLLFAPDDSRICYSIREQICVGVWPSPKEFESKSFVKNLYVKSRCIDANLVIDGSISYPFNDGAKALLEIHPQDALLAISLD; from the exons atgttaaaatcaaaaccgctattaaaaaattttgccaaaG AATTTATTTGTCTACGAAAAGCCAGTTCTAGACCAGTGCCCGTTGATCCgtcaaatttcaaattacaaaGAGCATTATTAATATCGAAATTATCACGCTATGAATTCGAACAATTGCGACATCCTCATCTCAGCAAGGAACAGTTGGAGAAGAAAATACGCAATCGAGGTACCGATTTTGAAACATTGATGTATTTGCATAATCTGCACAAAGATTTCGAACGAAAAATTGTGCGTAGTTTTCAAGATGTTGGCTGTGAAGTTAAGTTAGCCAATCG AAGCTCCCTAAGCAAGGATGTTATGCGTTGGGCTGATGTTATTGTACCCATAGGTGGTGATGGCACATTCCTCTTAGCGGCTGGTCGAGCCAGTCCCCTATTTGCCCAATCTCAACAGAAAACCCCCATAGTTGGTTTTAATTCCGATACCCAGAGGTCAGAGGGCCGTCTAATGTTGCCAAAACAGTATTCGGAAAATCCTGCCGATGCTGTggccaaaataaaaagt GGCGATTTTCAATGGATGCATCGTTCTCGCATACGTACCACACTGCTGGGCAATAATGGTAAAATACCCGAGTCTACCGATTTATATCGTCACACTGTAACGAAAATGGAACAAGAAAAGACTGAACCAGAATATTTGAGCAAAGAAATGTCTCGAAAATATAAGGCAAAAATGCAACGAGTGTTACCATACTTAGCCTTAAATGAAGTATTCATTGGTGAGACCTTATCGGCGCGTGTCTCACATTTGCAATTAATTATCGATCACCAAGATGTGGTTAATAAGACAAAATGTTCAGGTTTGTGTGTAAGCACTGGCACCGGTTCTACATCATGGCATACGAG tataaatcGTATAAGTAAACATCATGTGGAGGGACTATTCAACATTTTGCCTGACACAGCGAAGCAAGCTTTACAGGGACTTAGTGCAGAGCAACTGTCACAGACCTACaaccaaaatttactttttgcacCAG ATGATTCAAGAATTTGCTATTCTATAAGAGAACAAATTTGCGTTGGTGTTTGGCCCTCACCCAAAGAATTTGAATcgaaaagttttgttaaaaatttatatgttaAATCTCGATGCATCGATGCTA attTGGTTATAGACGGCAGCATTTCCTATCCCTTCAATGATGGTGCTAAAGCTTTGCTAGAAATCCATCCACAAGATGCTCTTCTAGCTATAAGTTTGGACtga
- the Nadk2 gene encoding NAD kinase 2, mitochondrial isoform X3 produces the protein MLKSKPLLKNFAKEFICLRKASSRPVPVDPSNFKLQRALLISKLSRYEFEQLRHPHLSKEQLEKKIRNRGTDFETLMYLHNLHKDFERKIVRSFQDVGCEVKLANRSLSKDVMRWADVIVPIGGDGTFLLAAGRASPLFAQSQQKTPIVGFNSDTQRSEGRLMLPKQYSENPADAVAKIKSGDFQWMHRSRIRTTLLGNNGKIPESTDLYRHTVTKMEQEKTEPEYLSKEMSRKYKAKMQRVLPYLALNEVFIGETLSARVSHLQLIIDHQDVVNKTKCSGLCVSTGTGSTSWHTSINRISKHHVEGLFNILPDTAKQALQGLSAEQLSQTYNQNLLFAPDDSRICYSIREQICVGVWPSPKEFESKSFVKNLYVKSRCIDANLVIDGSISYPFNDGAKALLEIHPQDALLAISLD, from the exons atgttaaaatcaaaaccgctattaaaaaattttgccaaaG AATTTATTTGTCTACGAAAAGCCAGTTCTAGACCAGTGCCCGTTGATCCgtcaaatttcaaattacaaaGAGCATTATTAATATCGAAATTATCACGCTATGAATTCGAACAATTGCGACATCCTCATCTCAGCAAGGAACAGTTGGAGAAGAAAATACGCAATCGAGGTACCGATTTTGAAACATTGATGTATTTGCATAATCTGCACAAAGATTTCGAACGAAAAATTGTGCGTAGTTTTCAAGATGTTGGCTGTGAAGTTAAGTTAGCCAATCG CTCCCTAAGCAAGGATGTTATGCGTTGGGCTGATGTTATTGTACCCATAGGTGGTGATGGCACATTCCTCTTAGCGGCTGGTCGAGCCAGTCCCCTATTTGCCCAATCTCAACAGAAAACCCCCATAGTTGGTTTTAATTCCGATACCCAGAGGTCAGAGGGCCGTCTAATGTTGCCAAAACAGTATTCGGAAAATCCTGCCGATGCTGTggccaaaataaaaagt GGCGATTTTCAATGGATGCATCGTTCTCGCATACGTACCACACTGCTGGGCAATAATGGTAAAATACCCGAGTCTACCGATTTATATCGTCACACTGTAACGAAAATGGAACAAGAAAAGACTGAACCAGAATATTTGAGCAAAGAAATGTCTCGAAAATATAAGGCAAAAATGCAACGAGTGTTACCATACTTAGCCTTAAATGAAGTATTCATTGGTGAGACCTTATCGGCGCGTGTCTCACATTTGCAATTAATTATCGATCACCAAGATGTGGTTAATAAGACAAAATGTTCAGGTTTGTGTGTAAGCACTGGCACCGGTTCTACATCATGGCATACGAG tataaatcGTATAAGTAAACATCATGTGGAGGGACTATTCAACATTTTGCCTGACACAGCGAAGCAAGCTTTACAGGGACTTAGTGCAGAGCAACTGTCACAGACCTACaaccaaaatttactttttgcacCAG ATGATTCAAGAATTTGCTATTCTATAAGAGAACAAATTTGCGTTGGTGTTTGGCCCTCACCCAAAGAATTTGAATcgaaaagttttgttaaaaatttatatgttaAATCTCGATGCATCGATGCTA attTGGTTATAGACGGCAGCATTTCCTATCCCTTCAATGATGGTGCTAAAGCTTTGCTAGAAATCCATCCACAAGATGCTCTTCTAGCTATAAGTTTGGACtga
- the LOC135960559 gene encoding uncharacterized protein LOC135960559 isoform X1: MAIFYVFIFSLSDFVLILLYIVSYILYVFSFGIIIVCFQMLYVLYSVTVLLSNFYQISDDDLDDCEDLPDDYILDANDGPNSSSASLNLINNNGHPRGPYERAWTTEATRALIHIRGPMEHRFTEGRQKRTALWLHCTRQLQKMGFRYSAAKVQKKWHNILITYNKNLCKKYTSGYVHWEFFEEMFKYLQGKRANFDLPPAKKQPPPTQMKTSSTDNFNIQFINAKQEEVVPHQVELDSKSNDDYDEEDSTTMSDMKKPKLELNDDNNYEFPLEIVDSNNYSQMNAKLEEVENVFPKNFGKEANSEMYAAGGGSGSEWWQEYFERKLQVERDKIELQKEMHRELMQFNKMSLLQQEKIERVKIEAINSLTSTLQKLVEVKYKNNN, translated from the exons ATGGCaatcttttatgtttttatattttctttatcagattttgttttgattttattgtaCATTGTGTCCTATATTTTGTACGTATTTTCATTTGGTATTATTATTGTATGTTTTCAGATGCTGTATGTCCTGTATTCTGTGACTGTATTGTTGTCTA atttttatcaaataagtGATGATGATTTGGACGATTGTGAAGATTTACCCGATGATTACATACTTGATGCAAATGATGGACCTAATTCATCCTCAGCGAGtttgaatttaataaacaataatgGACATCCTCGAGGACCCTATGAACGTGCGTGGACAACAGAAGCTACCAGAGCATTAATACACATACGAGGTCCTATGGAACATCGTTTCACTGAGGGAAGGCAAAAACGTACAGCCCTGTGGTTACATTGTACGCGTCAGCTACAAAAAATGGGATTCCGTTACAGTGCGGCAAAAGTTCAAAAAAAGTGGCACAACATTTTGATAACCTACAATAAGAACTTGTGCAAAAAATATACGTCCGGCTATGTGCATTGGGAATTTTTCGAAGAAATGTTCAAATACCTACAAGGTAAAAGAGCTAATTTTGATCTGCCGCCAGCTAAGAAACAACCCCCACCCACACAAATGAAAACATCTTCAACGGATAATTTcaatatacaatttataaatgCTAAACAGGAAGAAGTTGTACCGCATCAAGTTGAATTGGATTCGAAATCGAATGACGACTATGATGAAGAAGACAGCACAACAATGTCGGatatgaaaaaaccaaaattggAATTGAACGATGATAATAATTATGAATTTCCTTTGGAAATAGTCGATTCTAATAATTATTCTCAAATGAATGCAAAACTTGAAGAGGTTGAAAATGTGTTTCCGAAAAATTTCGGCAAGGAAGCGAACTCTGAAATGTATGCCGCCGGTGGTGGTAGTGGTAGTGAGTGGTGGCAGGAGTATTTCGAACGTAAATTACAAGTTGAACGtgataaaattgaactacaaaaAGAAATGCATCGAGAACTGATGCAATTTAATAAGATGTCTTTACTGCAACAGGAAAAAATTGAACGTGTCAAAATCGAGGCCATTAATAGTTTAACAAGTACTTTACAAAAATTAGTTgaagttaaatataaaaataataattaa
- the LOC135960559 gene encoding uncharacterized protein LOC135960559 isoform X2 — MSENNTAVSLQCDNFYQISDDDLDDCEDLPDDYILDANDGPNSSSASLNLINNNGHPRGPYERAWTTEATRALIHIRGPMEHRFTEGRQKRTALWLHCTRQLQKMGFRYSAAKVQKKWHNILITYNKNLCKKYTSGYVHWEFFEEMFKYLQGKRANFDLPPAKKQPPPTQMKTSSTDNFNIQFINAKQEEVVPHQVELDSKSNDDYDEEDSTTMSDMKKPKLELNDDNNYEFPLEIVDSNNYSQMNAKLEEVENVFPKNFGKEANSEMYAAGGGSGSEWWQEYFERKLQVERDKIELQKEMHRELMQFNKMSLLQQEKIERVKIEAINSLTSTLQKLVEVKYKNNN, encoded by the exons ATGTCCGAAAATAATACTGCTGTTAGTTTGCAGTGTGACA atttttatcaaataagtGATGATGATTTGGACGATTGTGAAGATTTACCCGATGATTACATACTTGATGCAAATGATGGACCTAATTCATCCTCAGCGAGtttgaatttaataaacaataatgGACATCCTCGAGGACCCTATGAACGTGCGTGGACAACAGAAGCTACCAGAGCATTAATACACATACGAGGTCCTATGGAACATCGTTTCACTGAGGGAAGGCAAAAACGTACAGCCCTGTGGTTACATTGTACGCGTCAGCTACAAAAAATGGGATTCCGTTACAGTGCGGCAAAAGTTCAAAAAAAGTGGCACAACATTTTGATAACCTACAATAAGAACTTGTGCAAAAAATATACGTCCGGCTATGTGCATTGGGAATTTTTCGAAGAAATGTTCAAATACCTACAAGGTAAAAGAGCTAATTTTGATCTGCCGCCAGCTAAGAAACAACCCCCACCCACACAAATGAAAACATCTTCAACGGATAATTTcaatatacaatttataaatgCTAAACAGGAAGAAGTTGTACCGCATCAAGTTGAATTGGATTCGAAATCGAATGACGACTATGATGAAGAAGACAGCACAACAATGTCGGatatgaaaaaaccaaaattggAATTGAACGATGATAATAATTATGAATTTCCTTTGGAAATAGTCGATTCTAATAATTATTCTCAAATGAATGCAAAACTTGAAGAGGTTGAAAATGTGTTTCCGAAAAATTTCGGCAAGGAAGCGAACTCTGAAATGTATGCCGCCGGTGGTGGTAGTGGTAGTGAGTGGTGGCAGGAGTATTTCGAACGTAAATTACAAGTTGAACGtgataaaattgaactacaaaaAGAAATGCATCGAGAACTGATGCAATTTAATAAGATGTCTTTACTGCAACAGGAAAAAATTGAACGTGTCAAAATCGAGGCCATTAATAGTTTAACAAGTACTTTACAAAAATTAGTTgaagttaaatataaaaataataattaa
- the LOC135962137 gene encoding uncharacterized protein LOC135962137, with amino-acid sequence MSTIESDFEIFFNSLKKQEFSADEIYNICKPLRRYTPNHWQNVKKWSIICLSLTFLYIISMWTDGLSWFLSALGRLFLIQLLPYWNWPELYNAKCLIDRPMDVKENRVAVSKLGRYETEKENCLLCDTIDYIPSLTNTSFTFLESTYLERSYPVIVTDSHDVMSLSDIYHLIFSKSFEFLKSNPCDVSTNLMLNKRFDIEIALHKAWNFHHSSDKWFLQLRNCQFKAVKSSRNFIKRPYFYPVHLEPYYSSWLIISRNYSYKYQQEIFLQGLIVVQQLWGSMDLSLNAKEPCLTCPVINVHLKEGESFIFSTDLWVFGYKFVNDQSESIATIMEIDWNI; translated from the exons ATGTCAACAATAGAaagtgattttgaaattttctttaactcTTTAAAAAAGCAAGAATTTTCTGCAGatgaaatttataacatttgtaAACCTTTAAGACGTTATACTCCTAATCATTGGCAAAACGTCAAAAAATGGTCTATAATTTGTTTAAGCCTAACATTTCTTTACATCATAAGTATGTGGACGGATGGCTTAAGTTGGTTTCTAAGCGCATTGGGAAGACTATTTCTTATACAACTTTTGCCATACTGGAACTGGCCGGAATTATATAATGCAAAGTGTTTGATCGATAGACCAATGGATGTGAAGGAAAATCGTGTTGCTGTTTCGAAATTAGGACGTTATGAAACCGAAAAGGAAAATTGTTTGTTATGTGATACAATCG aTTATATCCCTTCTCTAACCAACACCTCCTTTACATTTCTGGAATCAACGTATTTAGAAAGATCTTATCCTGTCATTGTAACGGATTCCCACGATGTAATGTCGCTCAGTGATATATATCATCTAATTTTTAGCAAATCCtttgaatttctaaaaagtaaTCCCTGTGATGTTTCTACCAATCTAATGCTGAATAAGcgtttcgatatcgaaattgcTTTGCACAAAGCTTGGAACTTTCATCATTCCTCGGACAAATGGTTCTTACAACTAAGAAATTGTCAATTTAAGGCAGTTAAATCATCGAGAAATTTCATCAAAAGGCCATATTTTTATCCAGTACATTTGGAGCCATACTATTCTAGTTGGCTGATAATATCTCGCAATTACAGTTATAAATATCAGCAAGAAATTTTTCTTCAAGGTCTCATCGTTGTACAACAATTATGGGGTTCAATGGACTTGAGTTTAAATGCCAAGGAACCCTGCTTGACCTGTCCCGTTATCAATGTACATTTGAAGGAAGGCGAAAGTTTCATATTTTCAACAGATTTGTGGGTGTTTGGTTATAAGTTTGTAAATGACCAAAGTGAAAGTATTGCTACTATAATGGAAATTGAttggaatatttaa